The following proteins are encoded in a genomic region of Glycine soja cultivar W05 chromosome 17, ASM419377v2, whole genome shotgun sequence:
- the LOC114393628 gene encoding lysophospholipid acyltransferase 1-like: protein MSMDSMATSIGVSVPVLRFLLCFAATVPLSFLCRFLPRGLPKHLYSSVVGVALSYLSFGFSSNLHFLVPMFLGYASMLLYRPRCGILTFFLGFGYLIGCHVYYMSGDAWKEGGIDATGALMVLTLKVISCAVNYNDGLLKEEGLREAQKKYRLIKLPSLIEYIGYCLCCGSHFAGPVYEMKDYLDWTEGKGIWGTEAKGPSPSPYGATLRALLQAGFCMAMYLNLVPHFPLSKFTDPTYHEWCFWKKLSYQYMSGFTARWKYYFIWSISEASIIISGLGFSGWTDSSPPKPRWDRAKNVDIIGVEFAKSAVTIPAVWNIQVSTWLRHYVYERLIQTGKKPGFFQLLATQTVSAVWHGLYPGYIIFFVQSALMIAGSRVIYRWQQAVPPTMSLVKNVLVFTNFAYTLLVLNYSCVGFMVLSLHETLASYGSVYYIGTIVPVVMILLGKVIKPGKPARSKARKEQ from the exons ATGTCCATGGATTCTATGGCCACTTCCATCGGAGTCTCGGTCCCCGTGCTCCGCTTCCTCCTCTGCTTCGCCGCCACCGTGCCCCTCAGCTTCCTCTGCCGCTTCCTCCCCCGCGGCCTCCCCAAGCACCTCTACTCCTCCGTCGTCGGCGTCGCCCTCTCCTACCTCTCCTTCGGCTTCTCCTCCAACCTCCACTTCCTCGTCCCCATGTTCCTTGGCTACGCCTCCATGCTCCTCTATCGTCCTCGATGCGGCATCCTCACCTTCTTCCTCGGATTTGGCTACCTCATTGGCTG CCACGTGTATTACATGAGCGGTGATGCATGGAAGGAAGGTGGCATCGATGCCACTG gggCTTTAATGGTTTTGACGCTCAAGGTTATCTCCTGTGCGGTTAATTACAACGATGGTTTGCTGAAAGAGGAGGGTTTGCGTGAGGCTCAGAAGAAGTACCGTTTGATCAAGTTGCCTTCCTTGATTGAGTACATTGGTTACTGCCTCTGCTGTGGAAGTCACTTTGCTGGTCCTGTTTATGAAATGAAGGATTATCTTGATTGGACTGAAGGAAAAGGG ATTTGGGGCACTGAAGCAAAAGGGCCATCGCCATCACCTTACGGGGCGACCCTTCGGGCTCTTCTCCAAGCTGGTTTTTGCATGGCCATGTATTTAAACCTCGTGCCTCATTTTCCTTTGTCCAAATTTACTGATCCTACCTACCATGAATGGTGTTTCTGGAAAAAATTAAGTTACCAGTATATGTCTGGCTTTACTGCACGCTGGAAGTATTATTTCATCTGGTCAATTTCAGAAGCTTCTATTATCATCTCTGGCCTGGGGTTCAGTGGCTGGACTGATTCGTCCCCACCTAAGCCTCGCTGGGACCGGGCCAAAAATGTTGATATAATTGGTGTTGAGTTTGCAAAGAGTGCAGTTACTATTCCAGCTGTGTGGAATATTCAAGTCAGCACCTGGCTTCGTCATT ATGTTTACGAAAGGCTTATTCAGACTGGGAAGAAACCAGGTTTCTTTCAGCTACTTGCCACTCAGACCGTTAGTGCCGTTTGGCAT GGCTTGTACCCTGGATACATAATATTCTTTGTTCAGTCAGCATTAATGATTGCTGGTTCCAGAG TGATTTACAGATGGCAGCAAGCCGTGCCTCCGACAATGTCTCTGGTTAAGAATGTGTTGGTGTTTACAAATTTTGCTTATACACTTTTGGTTCTAAATTACTCCTGTGTTGGTTTCATG GTGTTAAGTCTGCATGAAACTCTTGCATCATATGGAAGCGTGTATTACATTGGAACTATTGTTCCTGTTGTTATGATTCTTCTTGGTAAAGTAATTAAACCTGGAAAGCCTGCCAGATCTAAAGCTCGGAAGGAACAGTGA
- the LOC114392689 gene encoding BAG family molecular chaperone regulator 2-like isoform X1: MKKRLLILGKSRFFLLSSFSLPPREEPLQIHPFCPEKTLDHTALFHFTHKAWTAVKESTIHNMFSRGRGSDIGGHGNTNVAEWELRPGGMVVQKRNSDLNQNSASKFTIKVKVKYGSSYHQIQISSHASFGELKKMLTEPTGLHVQDQKLIYKKKERDSKSYLDVERVKDGSKLVLVVDIESRERRILETLKIAKEKTSKSLTEIKVEVDKLAKKVAALEAAASTGGVIAELDIETLTENLMRTLIALDEINGEGELKLQRREQVRRVQKHIETLDMLRMARENSISLKNEEKNLARESKVHCGDHMQGRQGNPKKQQPLKHSESVVVTTKWETFD, encoded by the exons ATGAAgaagaggcttttgattttgGGCAAGTCAAGgttctttcttctttcctcGTTTTCCCTCCCTCCAAGGGAAGAACCTCTTCAGATACACCCTTTTTGCCCTGAGAAAACATTAGACCACACCGCACTCTTCCATTTCACCCATAAAGCTTGGACTGCAGTCAAAGAGTCAACGATCCACAACATGTTTTCGAGGGGCAGAGGGAGTGACATTGGTGGCCATGGCAACACAAACGTGGCTGAATGGGAATTAAGGCCAGGAGGAATGGTCGTGCAGAAACGTAACTCGGATTTGAATCAAAATTCTGCATCTAAATTCACCATCAAAGTCAAAGTGAAGTATGGCTCATCCTATCACCAAATTCAAATCAGTTCTCATGCAAGTTTCG GGGAATTGAAGAAAATGTTAACAGAACCTACAGGATTGCACGTTCAGGATCAGAAGTTGATTtacaagaaaaaagagagagactCAAAGTCATATCTTGATGTTGAGAGGGTCAAAGATGGATCAAAATTGGTGCTTGTTGTGGACATTGAGAGTAGAGAAAGAAGGATACTTGAGACGTTAAAAATTGCTAAGGAGAAGACATCAAAATCCTTGACAGAAATAAAGGTGGAGGTTGATAAACTTGCCAAGAAG GTTGCAGCTTTGGAGGCTGCTGCTTCCACAGGTGGGGTTATAGCAGAGTTAGATATAGAGACTTTGACCGAGAATTTGATGAGAACATTGATTGCATTGGATGAAATTAATGGTGAGGGTGAACTGAAATTGCAGAGAAGAGAGCAG GTTAGGAGAGTTCAGAAACACATTGAGACTCTAGATATGTTGAGGATGGCAAGGGAAAACTCAATTTCTCtgaaaaatgaagagaaaaactTGGCACGTGAGAGCAAGGTGCATTGTGGTGATCACATGCAGGGGAGACAGGGAAATCCTAAGAAGCAGCAACCGTTAAAACATTCTGAATCAGTTGTAGTCACAACAAAATGGGAAACTTTTGATTGA
- the LOC114392689 gene encoding BAG family molecular chaperone regulator 1-like isoform X2 has product MFSRGRGSDIGGHGNTNVAEWELRPGGMVVQKRNSDLNQNSASKFTIKVKVKYGSSYHQIQISSHASFGELKKMLTEPTGLHVQDQKLIYKKKERDSKSYLDVERVKDGSKLVLVVDIESRERRILETLKIAKEKTSKSLTEIKVEVDKLAKKVAALEAAASTGGVIAELDIETLTENLMRTLIALDEINGEGELKLQRREQVRRVQKHIETLDMLRMARENSISLKNEEKNLARESKVHCGDHMQGRQGNPKKQQPLKHSESVVVTTKWETFD; this is encoded by the exons ATGTTTTCGAGGGGCAGAGGGAGTGACATTGGTGGCCATGGCAACACAAACGTGGCTGAATGGGAATTAAGGCCAGGAGGAATGGTCGTGCAGAAACGTAACTCGGATTTGAATCAAAATTCTGCATCTAAATTCACCATCAAAGTCAAAGTGAAGTATGGCTCATCCTATCACCAAATTCAAATCAGTTCTCATGCAAGTTTCG GGGAATTGAAGAAAATGTTAACAGAACCTACAGGATTGCACGTTCAGGATCAGAAGTTGATTtacaagaaaaaagagagagactCAAAGTCATATCTTGATGTTGAGAGGGTCAAAGATGGATCAAAATTGGTGCTTGTTGTGGACATTGAGAGTAGAGAAAGAAGGATACTTGAGACGTTAAAAATTGCTAAGGAGAAGACATCAAAATCCTTGACAGAAATAAAGGTGGAGGTTGATAAACTTGCCAAGAAG GTTGCAGCTTTGGAGGCTGCTGCTTCCACAGGTGGGGTTATAGCAGAGTTAGATATAGAGACTTTGACCGAGAATTTGATGAGAACATTGATTGCATTGGATGAAATTAATGGTGAGGGTGAACTGAAATTGCAGAGAAGAGAGCAG GTTAGGAGAGTTCAGAAACACATTGAGACTCTAGATATGTTGAGGATGGCAAGGGAAAACTCAATTTCTCtgaaaaatgaagagaaaaactTGGCACGTGAGAGCAAGGTGCATTGTGGTGATCACATGCAGGGGAGACAGGGAAATCCTAAGAAGCAGCAACCGTTAAAACATTCTGAATCAGTTGTAGTCACAACAAAATGGGAAACTTTTGATTGA
- the LOC114391946 gene encoding protein DETOXIFICATION 49-like produces the protein MRQLSPTSNFCERNEGHPNASNHKVQDEPNMLTTLIPKSPTCQLHQMQNPHNNINTTHLSLSLVEAKCIANISFSMILTGLLLYSRSVISMLFLGHLGELALAGGSLAIGFANITGYSVLSGLAMGMEPICGQAFGAKRFKLLGLTMQRTVLLLLITSCLISLFFWLNMKKILLLCAQEQDIANEAELYIFYSLPDLVLQSLLHPLRIYLRSQSITLPLTCCAAVSILLHVPVNYLFVSILNLGIKGVALSAVITNLNLVVLLIIYIVFSGTHKKTWPGISRECFNGWKKLLNLAIPSCVSVCLEWWWYEIMILLCGLLVNPHASVASMGVLIQTTALIYIFPSSLSFGVSTRVGNELGAGNPRRAKLAAIVGLCFSFVFGLSALAFAVSVRNVWASMFTLDGEIIALTTAVLPIIGLCELGNCPQTTVCGVLRGTARPKLGANINLGCFYLVGMPVAVWLGFFAGFDFKGLWLGMLAAQGSCIVTMMFVLARTNWEGQALRAKELTSSDPREEKKLVEEEHEEKGFLGSCATKEASDLVV, from the coding sequence ATGCGCCAGTTATCACCAACCTCAAATTTCTGTGAAAGGAATGAGGGCCACCCAAACGCATCAAATCACAAAGTACAGGATGAGCCCAACATGTTAACCACTTTGATTCCCAAATCCCCAACATGTCAACTACACCAAATGCAAAATCCCCATAATAACATTAACACAACACATTTGTCCCTTTCTCTCGTCGAAGCCAAGTGCATAGCCAACATATCCTTCTCCATGATCCTCACTGGCCTCTTACTCTATTCCCGCTCCGTGATCTCCATGCTCTTCCTCGGCCACCTCGGAGAACTCGCTCTCGCAGGTGGCTCCTTAGCCATTGGCTTCGCCAACATCACAGGATACTCTGTTCTCTCTGGCCTCGCCATGGGCATGGAACCCATCTGCGGCCAAGCCTTCGGCgccaaaagattcaaacttCTCGGCCTCACCATGCAGAGAACCGTTCTCCTTCTCCTCATAACCTCATGCCTCATCTCATTATTCTTCTGgctcaacatgaagaaaatattaCTCCTTTGCGCCCAAGAACAAGACATAGCCAACGAGGCAGAACTCTACATATTTTACTCCCTCCCTGATCTTGTATTGCAGTCGCTGCTACACCCTTTGAGAATCTACCTTCGGAGTCAATCAATAACGCTCCCTCTCACGTGCTGCGCCGCCGTTTCGATCCTCCTCCACGTGCCCGTCAACTACCTCTTCGTGTCTATCCTCAACCTCGGAATCAAAGGCGTTGCACTAAGCGCTGTTATCACAAACCTCAACCTCGTAGTGCTGTTGATTATTTATATAGTGTTTTCAGGCACGCACAAGAAAACATGGCCGGGTATTTCTCGCGAGTGCTTCAACGGATGGAAAAAGCTCTTGAATCTAGCGATTCCGAGTTGTGTTTCCGTTTGTCTGGAATGGTGGTGgtatgaaattatgattttgCTCTGCGGGTTATTAGTTAACCCTCATGCAAGTGTTGCATCCATGGGGGTTTTGATTCAAACAACAGCTTTGATATACATTTTTCCGTCTTCTTTGAGTTTCGGAGTGTCCACGCGCGTTGGTAACGAGTTGGGAGCCGGGAATCCTCGGAGGGCGAAACTCGCGGCGATTGTCGGCCTCTGCTTCAGTTTTGTGTTTGGGCTTTCTGCTTTGGCGTTCGCTGTTTCAGTGAGGAATGTTTGGGCTTCGATGTTCACGCTCGATGGGGAAATCATTGCTTTGACGACGGCGGTGTTGCCGATTATTGGGCTCTGCGAGCTTGGGAACTGTCCCCAGACGACGGTTTGCGGCGTCCTGAGAGGGACGGCGAGGCCGAAATTGGGGGCGAACATAAACTTGGGTTGCTTCTACCTCGTGGGCATGCCCGTTGCGGTGTGGTTGGGGTTCTTTGCAGGGTTTGACTTCAAAGGGTTGTGGCTTGGGATGTTGGCGGCGCAAGGGTCGTGTATTGTGACGATGATGTTCGTGTTGGCTAGGACCAATTGGGAGGGTCAAGCGTTACGAGCTAAGGAACTCACTAGTTCTGATCctagggaagagaaaaaactagTGGAAGAGGAACATGAGGAGAAAGGGTTTTTGGGATCATGTGCCACCAAAGAAGCTTCTGATTTGGTTGTTTGA